In Sporosarcina sp. PTS2304, a genomic segment contains:
- a CDS encoding diguanylate cyclase: MPEKNRLYKSLLPFFFLSIIIFFVLLYVPNSTSNSSTHSSETIELGTHYNVFRDPTNAVTIHDIVSGEMDSSFVPSTEKYLSFWHTDDTIWLKLIADDVLTKTDQNYWLEYDDKVEVMNMYVVREDGSFELTEGGLLNVKEQQITYHSFLYEIENPSSVTEIYLQIEGQLPLTIFTTLYSTNGLIENVMSYKFYTGTFYGFLTALLVYNLFLYVSFKDRSYLYYSLYMFSFMLFQATMNSFDVELLGHVLPGWFFTKTLAVSCSLMVIFMILFGKEFLELKHRLPTADKILNISVIISCLSIVGVFVGLSQYVVDMFITMFSVIVLIFLWFTGLYSLIKGYKSARFYMLGWSILLGSVIIQGLAMLEIIPLSLIIFEEIPSYSAMFEAVILSVALVDKVSIIIKENRQTQEELNEMLELKVTERTKQLENIQVELEHLANTDRLTQVPNRVRLDHVLEHEFTQVQTGSVPLSVIMIDLDYFKSVNDTFGHQVGDYVLVDAARLFTSTIRKKDTLGRWGGEEFLVICPSTPLEDALQLAERLRVQLEQHCFLTVGQKTASFGVASYVSSDSLNSMISRCDKALYKAKENGRNRVEYIKI, translated from the coding sequence TTGCCTGAGAAAAATAGACTATATAAAAGTCTACTGCCTTTCTTCTTTCTTTCTATAATCATATTCTTTGTATTACTTTACGTGCCTAATTCAACTAGCAACAGTTCAACTCACTCTTCAGAGACTATTGAACTAGGAACGCATTATAACGTTTTTCGAGATCCGACAAATGCGGTAACTATCCATGACATCGTGTCCGGTGAGATGGATTCTTCATTTGTTCCAAGCACAGAAAAATATTTATCTTTTTGGCATACAGACGACACGATCTGGCTTAAGTTAATAGCTGACGATGTTTTAACAAAAACAGATCAAAACTATTGGCTAGAATACGATGATAAAGTAGAAGTTATGAATATGTATGTAGTAAGAGAGGACGGTTCATTTGAACTAACTGAAGGAGGGTTATTAAATGTTAAAGAGCAACAGATTACGTATCATTCTTTTCTTTATGAAATAGAAAATCCTTCTTCCGTTACAGAAATTTATTTGCAAATTGAAGGACAGTTACCATTAACTATTTTTACGACGCTCTACTCTACTAACGGATTAATAGAAAATGTCATGTCCTATAAATTTTATACAGGAACATTTTATGGTTTCTTAACCGCTTTGCTTGTTTATAATTTATTTTTATATGTTTCATTTAAAGATCGATCGTACTTATATTACTCTCTTTACATGTTTAGTTTCATGTTATTCCAAGCTACGATGAACTCTTTTGACGTAGAATTACTCGGTCACGTATTGCCAGGGTGGTTCTTCACAAAAACGTTGGCAGTGAGTTGTAGTCTCATGGTAATTTTTATGATTTTGTTTGGTAAAGAATTTTTAGAGTTAAAACACCGATTACCTACCGCAGATAAAATACTGAATATTTCGGTAATTATTTCATGTTTATCTATTGTGGGTGTGTTCGTAGGGCTTAGTCAATACGTCGTTGATATGTTTATTACCATGTTCTCTGTTATAGTACTCATATTCCTTTGGTTTACTGGGCTTTATTCCTTAATAAAAGGTTATAAGTCAGCTCGCTTTTACATGCTAGGATGGAGTATTTTGCTTGGTTCTGTAATTATTCAAGGATTGGCCATGTTGGAAATTATTCCTCTTTCATTGATCATTTTTGAGGAGATTCCTTCCTACAGCGCAATGTTTGAAGCAGTCATTTTATCTGTAGCTTTAGTAGACAAGGTCAGTATTATTATAAAAGAAAATCGACAAACTCAAGAAGAGTTAAATGAAATGTTGGAGCTGAAAGTAACGGAACGAACAAAGCAGCTTGAAAATATACAAGTAGAATTAGAGCACTTAGCTAATACGGATCGACTGACGCAAGTTCCGAATCGCGTTCGTTTGGATCATGTTTTAGAACACGAATTTACACAAGTACAGACTGGATCTGTTCCACTTTCTGTTATTATGATAGACTTGGATTATTTTAAAAGTGTAAATGATACATTTGGCCACCAAGTGGGTGACTACGTATTAGTCGATGCGGCAAGATTATTCACCTCTACTATTCGAAAAAAAGATACGTTGGGGCGTTGGGGCGGAGAAGAGTTTCTAGTCATCTGTCCTTCTACTCCTTTGGAAGACGCCTTGCAACTTGCCGAAAGACTGCGTGTCCAGTTAGAACAACATTGCTTCTTAACAGTAGGTCAGAAGACAGCAAGTTTCGGTGTAGCTTCGTACGTGTCAAGCGATTCACTTAACTCGATGATTTCCCGATGCGACAAAGCGTTGTATAAAGCAAAAGAAAACGGAAGAAATCGTGTTGAATATATAAAAATATAA
- a CDS encoding M20 family metallopeptidase, producing the protein MVNLFEEVHAYEEQIIKDRRYLHQHPELGFELPNTQKYIQQRLDEIGIEHKSCGTVPPEVSEKFAGAGFPKQTQCTGIVATIGTGSPCILLRADMDALPIHEEVDVDFKSTKKGLMHACGHDSHVAMLLGAAELLKKHEASLEGTVKLFFQPGEEWGYGSKLMIDDGALENPTVDAAFGIHIMPDQEAGTLSVRKGTLTQAMDTYMVDITGYGGHSSQPHKTIDANMIMNQLYTSLNLLMTRESPPDQSVTFSIGSMSGGTVTNVIPEKATLSGNMRSYDQKSRDHLCERIPEMIDHVVKAWRGNYEITEFHTPTTYNDPDFIDSITPFMEEVIGSENMVDTGPLSGSEDFSYISQLVPSAFVVLGTGKEGAAPVHNPRMFQQEDIFKYGAALHANVAMEWLAAQRKAD; encoded by the coding sequence ATGGTCAATCTTTTCGAAGAAGTACATGCATACGAGGAACAAATTATAAAGGATCGTCGTTATTTACATCAACATCCTGAACTGGGATTTGAACTTCCTAACACTCAAAAATATATTCAACAACGATTAGACGAAATTGGAATCGAACACAAATCATGTGGAACCGTACCACCTGAAGTCTCGGAAAAATTTGCCGGGGCAGGTTTCCCTAAACAGACACAATGCACAGGAATTGTTGCAACGATAGGCACAGGATCCCCTTGCATTTTACTGCGCGCAGATATGGATGCACTGCCTATTCACGAAGAAGTAGACGTGGATTTCAAGTCTACGAAAAAAGGGTTGATGCATGCATGCGGTCACGATTCACACGTGGCTATGCTACTCGGTGCAGCGGAGCTATTGAAAAAGCATGAGGCGTCACTTGAAGGGACAGTAAAGTTATTCTTTCAGCCAGGCGAAGAATGGGGATATGGATCGAAGCTCATGATTGACGATGGAGCGCTTGAAAATCCAACAGTCGATGCAGCATTCGGAATTCACATTATGCCTGACCAGGAAGCAGGAACTCTATCGGTTCGGAAAGGGACCCTTACCCAAGCGATGGACACGTATATGGTAGACATTACAGGATACGGTGGTCATAGCTCGCAGCCTCATAAAACAATTGACGCGAATATGATTATGAATCAATTGTATACTAGCTTAAATTTATTAATGACGCGCGAATCACCGCCTGATCAATCAGTGACATTCTCCATCGGTTCAATGAGTGGTGGAACAGTAACGAACGTCATACCTGAAAAAGCGACATTAAGCGGTAATATGCGAAGTTATGATCAAAAGTCTAGAGATCATTTATGTGAAAGAATTCCTGAAATGATCGACCACGTTGTAAAAGCTTGGAGAGGAAACTATGAAATTACGGAATTCCATACTCCTACCACTTACAACGATCCTGACTTCATCGACTCTATTACACCCTTTATGGAAGAAGTGATAGGTAGCGAGAATATGGTAGACACTGGACCACTAAGCGGTTCGGAAGATTTCTCTTATATTTCTCAACTAGTTCCTTCCGCATTTGTCGTGCTGGGTACCGGAAAAGAAGGAGCCGCTCCCGTTCACAATCCGCGTATGTTCCAGCAAGAAGATATATTCAAGTACGGTGCCGCTCTGCACGCAAATGTAGCGATGGAATGGCTCGCCGCACAACGTAAAGCTGACTGA
- a CDS encoding DUF817 domain-containing protein, giving the protein MKFTTRSIRKTSTQLQRGFQQLFYFGWQQALSCLFPVIIFSSLAFTQIYTFPFLPRYDWLLLIFLVTQWWMVRSGLETRDELKVITLFHLIGLTLEIFKVHMGSWSYPEKGYFKVLDVPLYSGFMYASVASYLCQAWRRLEVNLLHWPSLWVVVPLASAIYLNFFTHHYWFDLRWWLSALVIVVFWRSSVTYRVNNSLYRMPLVLSFTLIGFFIWIAENIATFFGAWKYPNQAESWHFVGLGKLSSWLLLVIVSFLIVATLKNIKHSTHE; this is encoded by the coding sequence TTCCACGCAGCTACAAAGGGGGTTTCAACAGCTATTCTACTTTGGTTGGCAACAAGCTCTCTCCTGTCTCTTCCCTGTCATTATATTTAGCTCTTTAGCATTTACACAAATTTATACATTCCCCTTTTTACCTCGCTATGATTGGCTGCTACTCATATTCTTAGTCACGCAATGGTGGATGGTACGGTCAGGATTAGAAACTCGCGATGAATTAAAAGTCATCACGTTATTTCATTTAATCGGGCTAACACTTGAAATCTTTAAAGTACATATGGGTTCTTGGTCATACCCGGAAAAAGGTTACTTCAAAGTGTTAGACGTTCCTCTATATAGCGGCTTTATGTATGCAAGTGTAGCGAGTTACTTATGCCAAGCGTGGCGGAGATTGGAAGTGAATTTGTTACATTGGCCTTCATTATGGGTTGTTGTTCCTTTGGCTTCTGCTATCTATTTGAACTTTTTCACACATCATTACTGGTTTGATCTACGCTGGTGGCTATCCGCTCTCGTAATAGTGGTCTTTTGGCGCTCTTCAGTTACTTATAGAGTAAATAACAGTCTATATCGCATGCCATTGGTACTTTCGTTTACACTAATCGGATTTTTCATTTGGATCGCTGAAAATATTGCTACATTTTTCGGTGCTTGGAAATACCCAAATCAAGCAGAAAGTTGGCACTTTGTCGGTTTAGGAAAGTTAAGTTCTTGGTTGCTACTCGTTATTGTCAGTTTTCTTATTGTTGCTACGCTAAAAAATATTAAACATTCAACCCATGAATAA
- a CDS encoding YfcC family protein gives MARKEKSKGINFPHVYIMFLIVMLIVVALSWIVPSGEYERTVDPDTGIEVLNTDKFTYVDNVDPISFMDFFTALHNGVVQSADIIVMLLFASGALYILETSGAIAAGIHKLLRVAAGKEKLIIIALLVLFSIMGTIGFGEGGIPFIPLAMAVVMGMGYDRITAFATATVGLAIGFTAGVVNFYTTGVSQTVVGLPIYSGLSFRIVSLVIFVAISIVYILRYANKTKLDPTKSIVFEEYREQLADNKEAEYEEETLTLSRKIALLGLVGVLIGSAFGAIKLGWGMPELSAVYAIYAVFLVIILRLKPSEAAANFGTGAARLLPTGLAIGFARSVMILMTQAKIIDTAVHSLSELLLNTGMVITLLVLFLVVIFFNFFVVSGSGKALILMPIMGPLGKILGINQQVMVVVYQFGDGFTNYLWPTSGGLMAALGMANVNYADWVKFSLKLFLLLHFAGFILILIANYIGLGPA, from the coding sequence ATGGCTAGAAAAGAGAAGTCTAAAGGAATAAACTTCCCTCACGTGTATATTATGTTCCTGATCGTTATGCTGATTGTTGTAGCACTTTCTTGGATTGTGCCTAGTGGGGAATATGAGCGCACGGTAGATCCTGACACAGGAATTGAAGTACTGAATACAGATAAATTTACCTACGTTGATAATGTGGATCCCATTTCATTTATGGATTTTTTCACTGCACTGCATAATGGGGTTGTACAATCTGCAGATATTATTGTAATGTTACTTTTTGCTAGCGGAGCGTTATATATTCTTGAAACATCTGGGGCTATTGCAGCCGGTATTCATAAATTGTTGCGAGTAGCGGCTGGTAAAGAAAAACTCATTATCATTGCTTTGCTTGTACTGTTCTCTATCATGGGAACGATCGGATTTGGTGAAGGTGGTATCCCTTTTATTCCGTTAGCTATGGCTGTCGTCATGGGTATGGGATATGACAGAATTACAGCGTTTGCTACCGCTACAGTCGGTCTTGCCATCGGGTTTACAGCAGGAGTGGTGAATTTCTACACAACAGGAGTCAGTCAAACGGTAGTAGGTTTACCTATCTATTCTGGCTTGAGCTTCCGTATCGTATCTCTAGTTATTTTTGTTGCCATTTCGATCGTCTATATTCTCCGTTACGCTAATAAAACAAAACTTGATCCTACAAAAAGTATTGTATTTGAAGAATACAGAGAGCAATTAGCAGACAATAAAGAAGCTGAGTACGAAGAAGAGACCTTAACACTGTCTAGAAAAATTGCTTTACTAGGACTTGTAGGTGTTCTCATAGGAAGTGCTTTTGGAGCCATTAAACTAGGCTGGGGCATGCCAGAACTATCTGCCGTTTATGCAATTTATGCGGTCTTCCTCGTCATCATTTTACGTTTGAAGCCGAGTGAAGCAGCAGCTAATTTCGGGACTGGTGCTGCGCGATTATTACCTACTGGTTTAGCTATCGGTTTCGCCCGATCCGTCATGATCTTAATGACACAAGCTAAAATTATTGATACCGCCGTCCATTCACTGTCTGAGTTATTACTAAATACGGGAATGGTCATTACCTTACTCGTTCTATTCTTAGTCGTTATATTCTTTAACTTCTTCGTTGTATCAGGTAGTGGTAAAGCATTGATTCTTATGCCTATTATGGGGCCATTAGGAAAAATACTAGGGATCAATCAACAAGTTATGGTTGTCGTTTATCAATTTGGTGATGGGTTTACGAACTATTTATGGCCTACATCAGGCGGACTCATGGCCGCTCTCGGTATGGCAAATGTAAACTATGCGGATTGGGTTAAATTTTCGTTAAAGTTATTCTTATTGCTACATTTCGCTGGTTTCATTTTAATTTTGATCGCAAATTATATAGGTTTAGGCCCTGCATAA
- a CDS encoding M20 family metallopeptidase yields the protein MNSQNFELAKQLRHDLHKHPELSNEEVWTKQYLIDFLKAHTSTIEIIDKDTWFYAIYHAGDDRPNIAFRADYDALPMDEVIDIPWASQFPGKAHKCGHDGHSSTLAALALEVDQNGADKNVYFLFQPAEETGDGAIQCVGFIKEHRIDEIYAYHNMSGLPLHSVNVKDGTALCASKGMSIIFEGSPTHASQPEFGINPSLAIANMVIENERLISSDDNEGLVLSTVIQIDVGEKAFGLSASTGTLRLTIRALYEKELDQLQSNLEKFAQQQAETFGLRVSFEYNDEFPETANDKECSDKVRAAATSLGMDVRELEEAYRGSEDFGHFTKLTKGSYFFIGNGEDYANLHTSEYDFPDELIQSGVKMFKKLITS from the coding sequence ATGAATAGTCAAAATTTTGAGTTAGCCAAACAATTACGGCATGATTTACATAAGCATCCTGAACTATCAAACGAAGAGGTTTGGACAAAACAGTACCTAATAGACTTCTTGAAAGCGCATACATCCACTATTGAAATAATTGATAAAGATACTTGGTTTTATGCAATTTATCATGCAGGTGATGATCGGCCAAATATAGCATTCAGAGCAGACTATGATGCATTACCAATGGATGAAGTGATTGATATTCCATGGGCTTCCCAATTTCCTGGAAAAGCACATAAATGCGGACATGATGGTCATTCTTCTACTTTGGCAGCATTAGCATTAGAAGTGGATCAAAATGGAGCAGATAAAAACGTGTATTTCTTATTCCAACCTGCAGAAGAAACAGGTGATGGAGCTATTCAATGTGTAGGATTCATCAAGGAACATAGAATTGATGAAATTTATGCTTATCACAATATGAGTGGACTTCCGCTACATTCCGTCAACGTAAAAGACGGTACAGCATTATGTGCTTCTAAAGGTATGAGTATTATTTTTGAAGGCTCTCCAACACACGCAAGTCAACCCGAGTTTGGAATTAACCCTTCTCTTGCGATCGCGAATATGGTTATAGAGAATGAGAGACTTATTTCGTCTGACGATAACGAAGGATTAGTGCTTTCTACTGTCATTCAAATTGATGTAGGGGAAAAAGCTTTCGGGCTTTCTGCATCTACAGGAACTCTTCGTTTAACGATACGTGCTTTATATGAAAAAGAACTTGATCAGCTTCAAAGCAATTTGGAGAAATTCGCGCAACAACAAGCAGAAACGTTTGGTCTACGCGTAAGCTTCGAATACAATGATGAGTTTCCTGAAACAGCAAATGATAAGGAATGCTCAGACAAAGTTCGTGCGGCAGCCACTTCTCTTGGAATGGATGTACGTGAATTAGAAGAAGCGTATAGAGGGTCAGAGGATTTTGGACACTTTACAAAGTTGACGAAAGGATCTTATTTCTTTATTGGTAATGGGGAAGACTACGCAAACCTCCATACGAGCGAGTATGATTTTCCTGACGAATTAATACAGTCGGGTGTTAAGATGTTCAAAAAACTTATTACCTCATAA
- a CDS encoding GntR family transcriptional regulator, giving the protein MGNYLLLKDHVYNYIVEQINNGELAAGSKVNESAIGESLKVSRTPVREALIQLSSDGLLEYAPRKGFVIKELTKEEAKDTFLIIGALDGLATSLSAPLLTEKQLKEMEFYIMSMDLALNSENFAMYHKMQEDFHNVYLSICPNKTLVDLLFQLERKFLKNLESLNDTEFIKSKLLQTNNEHRRMVELFREGNVEELDRYMKEVHWNTEKAEIMPL; this is encoded by the coding sequence ATGGGAAATTATTTATTGTTAAAAGATCATGTATATAACTATATTGTAGAACAAATAAATAACGGCGAGCTGGCTGCTGGCAGTAAGGTAAATGAGAGCGCGATTGGTGAAAGTCTAAAAGTTAGTAGAACACCCGTAAGAGAAGCATTGATCCAGCTTTCATCAGATGGGCTACTGGAATACGCTCCACGAAAAGGGTTTGTCATTAAGGAGCTTACGAAAGAAGAAGCAAAGGATACTTTTCTCATTATTGGTGCATTGGACGGTTTGGCGACTTCCCTATCCGCTCCTTTACTTACAGAAAAACAGTTAAAAGAAATGGAATTTTACATTATGAGCATGGACTTAGCCCTGAACTCTGAAAACTTTGCAATGTATCACAAAATGCAAGAGGATTTCCATAATGTCTATTTATCTATTTGTCCAAATAAAACATTAGTTGATTTATTATTTCAGTTGGAACGAAAGTTTTTAAAGAACTTAGAGAGCTTAAACGACACTGAATTCATAAAAAGTAAGCTTCTCCAAACGAATAATGAACATAGAAGAATGGTCGAACTTTTTAGAGAAGGTAATGTTGAAGAATTGGATCGATACATGAAAGAAGTGCATTGGAATACTGAAAAAGCAGAGATCATGCCTTTGTAA